In the genome of Deltaproteobacteria bacterium, the window GTTCACCGCGCTCGACCGCGGGGCGTATCGCGACTACCTCGACGGGCTCCCCGCCGGGGTCAAGGCGCTCGTCTGGCTCGGCGACTACGACAACACGACGTGCACGTGGGAGAAGTCGGACGACTGGATCCGGACGCACGTCGAGGCCATCGCGGGCCACCCTGCGATCGCCGCGTACTACATCGCGGACGAGCCGCATCTCTGGGATTGCCCGCTGGCCACGGTGCACCTGAAGGCGCGCTCCGACCTCGTGAAATCGCTCGACCCGGCTCACCCGACGATGGCGGTCATCGAGCCGCACTGGCCGGAGAACCCTTACACGCCCTACGTCGGCACGGTCGACATCATCGGGGTCGATCGCTACCCGTGCTCGTACGTGAGCGGGTGCGTGTTCTCGAAGATCGACGACACGCTCGCCCTGCTCGACCAGGCAGGGGTGCCGCACTACTGGGCCTTCATCCAGGCCTTCGCGGACTCCTACTATCGCATGCCCACGGCCGATGAGCTCCACGAGGAGTTCCGCCACTGGCGGCAGTCACGCATGGAGGGCTACGTCGTCTTCTCGTGGGCCTACGGCACCGACACCCTGGAGAATCACCCGGACCTGATCGACGCCCTGAGCTGGGAGAACAGCCGGTAGCGCCCGAAATCGCCGCGTCGGGGGGGTCAGGCGGGCACGCCGCGGTGCGGCCTGCGGATCGGGACCGCGACGGGCCCTTTGTGGCCGCGAAGGTCGTCCACGGCCTCCTCGTGGCTCCTCCGTGCTTCGGTCTCGCAGAGTGTCTGCAGGAGGAAGGCGCTCGGTTGGTAGTGCGGCACCAACGTCTGCAGGAGCCGCACGGTCCCGCCCACGTCTCGTCTCTCCATGCACGCTTGCAGCGGAGGAAGCCACGTATCGACGAGGGGCGGGACCGAGGAGCGAACCACCTTGATGCGGTCGTGGTAGGTCGCGGTGACCTCCTCCTCCGCGGAGACCAGCTGCTCGTGCAGCTTCTCCCCGGGTCGGAGGCCGGTGAAGACGATCTCGACGTCCTCGTCCGGCTCGAAGCCCGAGAGGCGAATCATCTGGCGCGCGAGATCGACGATCCGCACCGGCTCGCCCATGTCGAGGATGAAGATATCGCCGCCGTTGCCGAGCGCGGCGGCCTGCAGGATGAGCTCGGCGGCCTCGGCGACGGTCATGAAGTAGCGGGTCACGTTGGGATTGGTGACGGTCACCGGGCCGCCGCGGCCGATCTGCTCGCGGAAGAGCGGGACGACGCTCCCGCTCGAGCCGAGCACGTTGCCGAACCGGACGGACACGAAGCCGCAGCCGCCGTTCTGCAGCCCCTGGACCACCATCTCGGCGACGCGCTTGGTGACGCCCATGACGCTGGTGGGACGGACCGCCTTGTCGGTCGAGACGAGGACGAACTCCTTGGTGCCGTGGGCGAGGGCTGCCTGCGCCACGTTGCTCGTGCCGATGATGTTGTTGCGCGCGGCCTCGAGCACGTTCCGCTCCGCCATGGGGACGTGCTTGTAGGCCGCCGCATGGAAGACGAGGTCGGGTCGCTGCGCGGCGAAGACGCTGCGCAGCTGGTCCTCGAGGAGCACGTCGCCGAGCACCGGCTCGAGACGTACGTCGGGGAAGCGTGCGCGGAGCTCCATCTCCAGCGCGAATAGCCCGTTCTCGTGACGGTCGTAGAGCACGAGGCGCTCCGGCTCGAATGCACTGAGGTGGCGGCAGAGCTCGGAGCCGATGGACCCTGCCGCCCCGGTGACCAGCACCGTCTTGTCCGCCACCAGGGACTGCAGCCGGCCCCGATCCAGGCGGGCCGGCTTGCGCGGCAGGAGGTCGTCCATCTGCACCTCCCGCATCTGCGTGTACATGACCCGCCCCTCGACCAGCTCCCCGAGGGTCGGGAGCACGCGGTGGCGGACGCCCGCCTCGGCGCACCGCTGGACGATGCGACGGAGCGTGGTGCCGGAGGCGGAGGGAACGGCGATCAGGACCTCGCCGATCTCGTGCGCCGCGACGAGCGCGGGGAGGTCGTCGACCCGTCCGAGCACGGGAACCCCACACACGCGGAGCCCGAGCTTGGCCGGGTCGTCGTCGACGAAGCCCACCACGCCGATCTTGAGCCGCCGGCGACTCTCGATCTCGCTCGAGAGCCGGATCCCGGCCTCGCCGGCGCCCACGATCAGGGCGAGGGTCTCGACTCGGCGGACGGCCGGGCGCCCGCGCTGCTCCCGCGCGAGCCGGATGGCGAGGCGAGCGCCCCCCATGAGCGCCGTGCAGAGGACGAGGTCGAGGAGGATGACGGCACGTGGGAACCCGTGCAGCCCGTCGGGGTGGAGAAAGACCATGGCGGCGAGGAAGAGTACCGAGGCCAGCAGATTGCCACGCGCCACGTCCTCCGCGTCGCGGGCACTCACGTGGCTCCACCACCCCGAGAACAGCCCGAGCGTCCAGAACCCGATCAGCTTGCAGACGAGCAGGAGGGGGAGGGTGGCGAGCAGGATCGCGGCGTAGCGCGGCGGGATCGAGAGATCGAATCGCAGCGCGAAGGCCGCGACGTAGGCCGTGGTCGCGATGGCCATGTTGCCGAGCACGATGAGGAGCGCTCGGTAACGAAGAAGAACGGGGAGGACGCGGAGCGCTGGGCCGGGCGGGTTCATGTCGTCTCCTCGCCCGTCCTGGGCCAACCAAGGATCGTCGCCACCGTGCGAGCGATCAGACGAAGGTCCAAGCCGAAGCTCCGCCGGCGCACGTAGGCGTGGCTCAGCGCGAGCTTGCGCGGCAGGATCTCCCGGACATAGAGGTCCTCCGGGTCCGGACTCCGCCCCAGGAGGATCTCCTCGTCTCGGAACGCCATCGAGGCGAGATCCGTGATTCCCGGCCGCACGGCCAGGAGCTCACGGTACTGCTCGGCGAACATGTCGACGTAGCGCGGCACCTCCGGCCGCGGTCCGACGAAGCTCATCTCGCCCCGCAGCACGTTGACGAGCTGGGGCAGCTCGTCGACCTTCCAGCGGCGCAGCACGCGGCCCACGCGCGTGACGCGCGGATCGCCGGCGCCGGTGATGAGCGGGCCCGGGCTCGAGGTGGTCCGCATCGTACGGAACTTGACGATCTCGAACGGCTTGCCGCCGCGCCCGACGCGGATCTGCCGGAAGAAGGTCGGTCCCGAGCCGCTGCATTTGACGGCGATTGCCGCCACCGCGAGGACGGGGCTCAGGACGAGCAGCAGCACGATCGCCACCACGAGGTCGAGGCACCGCTTGAGCGCGTCGTAGGTCGGAGTCATGCGACGGCGAACCGGCGGCGCCGGCCCTCCGCCGCCGTGTCGCGGACGGCGGCGATCACGTGATCGACGGCGGCGTCGCTCATGCCGGGGAAGATCGGCAACGAAACGAGGCGTTGCCACTCCCGAAACGCGACCGGGAAGTCCTCCGCACGGTAGCCGTACCGCTGGGCGTAGTAGGGCTGCATGTGCAGCGGGCGCCAGTGGACGCTGGTCGCGACCCCCCGCGCGGCGAGCGCCTGACCGAACTCGTCGCGGCCGATCGCCAGACGGTCGAGGCGGAGCCGGATCGGGTAGAGATGCCAGGCGTGTCGGCGGTCGGCCCGCTCGCGCGGGGTCTCGATCTCCTCGAGATCGCCGAGGCCCGCCGTGTAGCGCGCCGCCACGTCCGCCCGCCGCGCGCGGAAGCGGTCCGCCTTGGCGAGCTGCCGGAGACCGAGCGCCGCCGCGATGTCGGTCATGTTGTACTTGAAGCCGGGCGCCGCGATCGCGTAGTCCCAGCTGCCGCCCGCGCCGAAACGCGTCCACCCGTCCTGCGACATGCCGTGCAGGCTGAGGCTGCGCATCGTCTGGGCGAGGGTGGGGTCGGCGGTCGTGGCCATGCCGCCTTCGCCGGTGGTGATCGTCTTGTTCGCGTAGAACGAGAAGCCGGTGACGTCGGCGAGGGCTCCGACGCCGATCCACCGGTCGGTCTCGGGGTCGTACGCCGCCGCCGGCAAGGCGTGCGCCGCGTCCTCGACGACGAAGCAGCGCGCCGCGCGGAGCCGGCGCGCCAGGTGCGGCATCGGCGCCATCTGGCCGCCGTAGTGCACGGCGATGGCGCCCACGATCTCGGCCGTCCGATTCCACGCGCGCGCGAGCCTGGTTTCCACCGCCGCGGGATCCATGCACAGCGTGTCGGGCTCCACGTCCACGAACTCCGGGGTGGCATCGAAGTAGGTGACGACCTCGGCCGTGGCGGCGAAGGTGAGGGTCGGGACGAGCACCGCCTGCCCGCGCCTGAGGCCGAGCGCCGCGAGCGCCAGGTGGAGGGCTGCGGTGCACGAGTTGACGGCCACCGCATGCGCCGCTCCGACGTAGCGAGCGAAGGCCGCCTCGAACGCCTGCACCCGCGGTCCGGTGGTGATCCACCCGGAGCGGAGCGCCTCGACGACGGCGGCGACGTCCTCGTCGTCGATGTCAGGCCGAAAGAACGGTACGTTGATCATGGCTCTGCGCGACGTGATGCGGATGCCAGTGGGCCGGCAGCACGTAGCCGGCTTCGCGGAGCAGGGAGCCGTAGGCATCGCGCAGCCGCGCGACGACCGCGGTCTCCTCGAAGCGACGGTGCACCCGCTCGGCCGCCGCTCCGCCCAGCCGTGCCCGCAGGGCGGGGTCCTGGAGCAGCCGGACGATGTGCGCGGCGGTCTCGTCGAGGTCGCCCGGCGCCGCGAGGAGCCCGCTCTGCGAGGGCCTGATCACCTCGCGATTCCCCTTGACGCGCCAGGCGACGACCGGGATGGCCGCCGCCATGGGCTCGAGGAGGCCGCGGGGGATGCCCTCCTTCCAGGAGAGGAGCACGGCCACGTCGACGTCCGCCAGCAGCGCGTCGACGTCCTCGCGGTAGCCCGCGAACTCCGTGGCGGCGGCGATGCCGAGGTCTGCGGCGAGGCGCTCGCAGGCCGGGCGGAGCAGGCCGTCACCCACCAGGCGCAGCCGGGCCTGCGGGCACGCGGCGTGGACCCGCGCGAAGACGTGCAGCAGGTCGTGATGGTTCTTCACGGCTTCGAAGCGCGCGATGCAGGCGACCACGCGTCCCGGGCCGGCGTGCAGGTGCGCGGCGCGGGCGTATCGCTCGGCGTCGATGCCGTTGCCGATGCACCGTGCCCGTACGCCCCGCCAGCGGCGGACCACCCGCAGGTCCTCCTGGTTCTGGGTGAGGAGCATGTCGG includes:
- a CDS encoding polysaccharide biosynthesis protein, which translates into the protein MNPPGPALRVLPVLLRYRALLIVLGNMAIATTAYVAAFALRFDLSIPPRYAAILLATLPLLLVCKLIGFWTLGLFSGWWSHVSARDAEDVARGNLLASVLFLAAMVFLHPDGLHGFPRAVILLDLVLCTALMGGARLAIRLAREQRGRPAVRRVETLALIVGAGEAGIRLSSEIESRRRLKIGVVGFVDDDPAKLGLRVCGVPVLGRVDDLPALVAAHEIGEVLIAVPSASGTTLRRIVQRCAEAGVRHRVLPTLGELVEGRVMYTQMREVQMDDLLPRKPARLDRGRLQSLVADKTVLVTGAAGSIGSELCRHLSAFEPERLVLYDRHENGLFALEMELRARFPDVRLEPVLGDVLLEDQLRSVFAAQRPDLVFHAAAYKHVPMAERNVLEAARNNIIGTSNVAQAALAHGTKEFVLVSTDKAVRPTSVMGVTKRVAEMVVQGLQNGGCGFVSVRFGNVLGSSGSVVPLFREQIGRGGPVTVTNPNVTRYFMTVAEAAELILQAAALGNGGDIFILDMGEPVRIVDLARQMIRLSGFEPDEDVEIVFTGLRPGEKLHEQLVSAEEEVTATYHDRIKVVRSSVPPLVDTWLPPLQACMERRDVGGTVRLLQTLVPHYQPSAFLLQTLCETEARRSHEEAVDDLRGHKGPVAVPIRRPHRGVPA
- a CDS encoding DegT/DnrJ/EryC1/StrS aminotransferase family protein, with amino-acid sequence MINVPFFRPDIDDEDVAAVVEALRSGWITTGPRVQAFEAAFARYVGAAHAVAVNSCTAALHLALAALGLRRGQAVLVPTLTFAATAEVVTYFDATPEFVDVEPDTLCMDPAAVETRLARAWNRTAEIVGAIAVHYGGQMAPMPHLARRLRAARCFVVEDAAHALPAAAYDPETDRWIGVGALADVTGFSFYANKTITTGEGGMATTADPTLAQTMRSLSLHGMSQDGWTRFGAGGSWDYAIAAPGFKYNMTDIAAALGLRQLAKADRFRARRADVAARYTAGLGDLEEIETPRERADRRHAWHLYPIRLRLDRLAIGRDEFGQALAARGVATSVHWRPLHMQPYYAQRYGYRAEDFPVAFREWQRLVSLPIFPGMSDAAVDHVIAAVRDTAAEGRRRRFAVA
- a CDS encoding glycosyltransferase family 4 protein; translation: MSATLRIVDVINTAASAKEILLDRARHFHRPPAVESWIVCSAGDHVDQIRRAGLPVAVIDTPRGLDPAALARATWRLARFFRRCKPDLVHTHSSIPGVVGRLAARAAAVPIVVHTVHGFHFHRGSRLPSRLLSWAAERSLARFTDMLLTQNQEDLRVVRRWRGVRARCIGNGIDAERYARAAHLHAGPGRVVACIARFEAVKNHHDLLHVFARVHAACPQARLRLVGDGLLRPACERLAADLGIAAATEFAGYREDVDALLADVDVAVLLSWKEGIPRGLLEPMAAAIPVVAWRVKGNREVIRPSQSGLLAAPGDLDETAAHIVRLLQDPALRARLGGAAAERVHRRFEETAVVARLRDAYGSLLREAGYVLPAHWHPHHVAQSHDQRTVLSA
- a CDS encoding sugar transferase codes for the protein MTPTYDALKRCLDLVVAIVLLLVLSPVLAVAAIAVKCSGSGPTFFRQIRVGRGGKPFEIVKFRTMRTTSSPGPLITGAGDPRVTRVGRVLRRWKVDELPQLVNVLRGEMSFVGPRPEVPRYVDMFAEQYRELLAVRPGITDLASMAFRDEEILLGRSPDPEDLYVREILPRKLALSHAYVRRRSFGLDLRLIARTVATILGWPRTGEETT